One region of Streptomyces sp. CG4 genomic DNA includes:
- a CDS encoding branched-chain amino acid ABC transporter permease, giving the protein MTTQTTASETPSAPAAGTTAGLIGLPPALGRALATAGAVLTIVSTFLSWTWTQDFPGDLTVYGYPGGLQVLVLIGAALTALLALASYGVKGLKWLAPAGADPALKLAALATFATAWFTVIAISVELGGVVNLEPGGYVVAVTSLATLVGALALPFQRPEPDPLDPEDSGWEQFRHRAGHGWETVKAAFAADRPRPVGKLPAYAEILIIAAVLALALTVFTYGIGTEYDELFVGFLITAGFGFAALNKSGLIVHASQITSRHQNITVCGAFVAAALFPFTQTDDQYATLGVYILIFATVALGLNVVVGLAGLLDLGYVAFLGVGAYAAALVSGSPSSPLSVHFPFWAAALVGAAASLIFGVLIGAPTLRLRGDYLAIVTLGFGEIFRITANNLDGTSGPDITNGSNGISSIPNLKIFGVDLGAQHDVAGFTIGRFANYFFLMLVITAVVVLVFRRSGDSRIGRAWVAIREDETAALAMGINGFRVKLIAFAVGACLAGLAGTVQAHVTYTVTPEQYYFAGPVPPNSAFLLAAVVLGGMGTIGGPLIGASLLFLIPNKLQFLGNYQLFAFGVALILLMRFRPEGLVPNRRRQLEFHDEAEAPAVLGKTGA; this is encoded by the coding sequence ATGACCACACAGACCACGGCATCCGAAACCCCGAGCGCCCCCGCCGCCGGAACCACGGCCGGTCTCATCGGCCTCCCGCCCGCACTCGGCCGGGCCCTGGCCACCGCGGGCGCCGTCCTCACCATCGTCTCCACGTTCCTGTCCTGGACCTGGACGCAGGACTTCCCCGGCGACCTCACCGTCTACGGCTACCCGGGTGGCCTGCAGGTCCTGGTGCTGATCGGCGCCGCCCTGACCGCACTCCTCGCCCTCGCGTCGTACGGCGTCAAGGGCCTGAAGTGGCTGGCCCCGGCCGGTGCGGACCCCGCGCTGAAGCTCGCGGCGCTGGCCACGTTCGCCACCGCCTGGTTCACGGTCATCGCGATCAGCGTCGAACTCGGCGGCGTCGTCAACCTGGAGCCCGGCGGCTACGTCGTCGCCGTCACCAGCCTGGCCACGCTCGTCGGCGCCCTCGCGCTGCCGTTCCAGCGGCCCGAGCCCGACCCCCTCGACCCCGAGGACAGCGGCTGGGAGCAGTTCCGGCACCGGGCCGGGCACGGCTGGGAGACCGTCAAGGCCGCCTTCGCCGCCGACCGTCCGCGCCCGGTGGGCAAGCTCCCCGCCTACGCCGAGATCCTCATCATCGCCGCGGTCCTCGCCCTCGCGCTGACCGTCTTCACCTACGGCATCGGCACCGAGTACGACGAACTCTTCGTCGGCTTCCTGATCACCGCTGGATTCGGCTTCGCGGCGCTCAACAAGTCAGGGCTCATCGTCCACGCCTCGCAGATCACCAGCAGGCACCAGAACATCACGGTCTGCGGCGCGTTCGTCGCGGCGGCCCTGTTCCCGTTCACCCAGACCGACGACCAGTACGCGACGCTCGGCGTCTACATCCTCATCTTCGCCACCGTCGCCCTCGGCCTGAACGTCGTCGTCGGCCTCGCCGGTCTGCTGGACCTCGGCTACGTCGCCTTCCTCGGCGTCGGCGCCTACGCGGCGGCCCTGGTCTCCGGCTCGCCCAGCTCGCCGCTCAGCGTGCACTTCCCGTTCTGGGCGGCCGCACTGGTCGGCGCCGCCGCCTCGCTGATCTTCGGTGTCCTCATCGGCGCCCCGACGCTGCGGCTGCGCGGCGACTACCTCGCCATCGTCACGCTCGGCTTCGGTGAGATCTTCCGGATCACGGCCAACAACCTGGACGGCACCTCCGGCCCGGACATCACCAACGGCTCCAACGGCATCTCCTCGATCCCGAACCTGAAGATCTTCGGCGTCGACCTCGGCGCCCAGCACGACGTCGCCGGCTTCACCATCGGCCGGTTCGCCAACTACTTCTTCCTGATGCTGGTCATCACCGCGGTCGTCGTCCTCGTCTTCCGGCGCAGCGGTGACTCCCGCATCGGGCGGGCCTGGGTGGCCATCCGCGAGGACGAGACCGCCGCGCTCGCGATGGGCATCAACGGCTTCCGGGTCAAGCTGATCGCGTTCGCCGTCGGCGCCTGCCTCGCCGGGCTCGCCGGCACCGTGCAGGCCCATGTGACCTACACGGTCACGCCCGAGCAGTACTACTTCGCCGGTCCCGTGCCGCCGAACTCGGCGTTCCTGCTGGCCGCGGTCGTCCTCGGCGGCATGGGCACCATCGGCGGCCCGCTCATCGGCGCCTCGCTGCTCTTCCTCATCCCGAACAAGCTCCAGTTCCTCGGCAACTACCAGCTGTTCGCCTTCGGTGTCGCGCTCATCCTGCTGATGCGCTTCAGGCCGGAGGGCCTCGTCCCCAACCGGCGCCGCCAGCTCGAGTTCCACGACGAGGCCGAAGCGCCCGCAGTGCTCGGCAAGACAGGGGCCTGA
- a CDS encoding branched-chain amino acid ABC transporter permease — MNELPQQLVNGLLLGSMYGLVAIGYTMVYGIVQLINFAHGEIFMTGAFGALTVYAYVLPDGTSMWVALPLMLIGGIIVAVLVAVGAERFAYRPLRGAPRLAPLITAIGLSLALQQAVWAWYPDAKSARTFPQINGGPFHIGNVTIQTGDIFLVVAAPLSMAFLAYFVMKTRTGRGMQATAQDPDTAKLMGVNTDRIIVIAFALGAAFAAVGGVADGLKYGQIDFRMGFILGLKAFTAAVLGGIGNIYGAMIGGLALGVAETLATAYIADLPGMEKFGSQSWADVWAFVLLILVLLFRPQGLLGERVADRA; from the coding sequence GTGAACGAACTGCCGCAGCAGCTGGTCAACGGCCTGCTACTGGGATCCATGTACGGGCTGGTCGCCATTGGCTACACGATGGTCTACGGCATCGTCCAGCTCATCAACTTCGCCCACGGCGAGATCTTCATGACCGGCGCGTTCGGCGCGCTCACGGTCTATGCGTACGTCCTGCCCGACGGCACCTCCATGTGGGTCGCCCTGCCCCTGATGCTCATCGGCGGCATCATCGTCGCGGTCCTCGTCGCCGTCGGAGCGGAACGGTTCGCCTACCGTCCTCTGCGCGGCGCGCCGCGGCTGGCCCCGCTCATCACGGCGATCGGCCTCTCCCTCGCCCTGCAGCAGGCGGTGTGGGCCTGGTACCCCGACGCCAAGTCGGCCCGTACCTTCCCGCAGATCAACGGCGGCCCCTTCCACATCGGCAACGTCACCATCCAGACCGGTGACATCTTCCTGGTGGTCGCGGCCCCCCTCAGCATGGCGTTCCTCGCCTACTTCGTCATGAAGACCCGTACCGGGCGCGGCATGCAGGCCACCGCACAGGATCCGGACACCGCGAAGCTCATGGGCGTCAACACCGACCGCATCATCGTGATCGCGTTCGCCCTGGGCGCCGCGTTCGCCGCGGTCGGCGGCGTCGCCGACGGTCTGAAGTACGGTCAGATCGACTTCCGCATGGGCTTCATCCTCGGCCTGAAGGCCTTCACCGCGGCCGTCCTCGGCGGCATCGGCAACATCTACGGCGCCATGATCGGCGGCCTCGCCCTCGGCGTCGCCGAGACCCTGGCCACCGCCTACATCGCCGACCTCCCGGGCATGGAGAAGTTCGGCAGCCAGTCCTGGGCCGACGTCTGGGCCTTCGTACTCCTCATCCTCGTTCTGCTGTTCAGGCCACAGGGCCTGCTCGGCGAGCGCGTCGCGGACAGGGCGTGA
- a CDS encoding branched-chain amino acid ABC transporter substrate-binding protein has translation MRQRSLIAITAALAAGALTLTACGSRDSGGKGSDSKGGTTVVIGVDAPLTGDLSAIGLGIKNSVDLAVKQANKQKLVDGVTFKMEALDDQAQPSSGQQNASKLVSESDVLGVVGPLNSSVAESMQKVFDDAKLVEVSPANTNPALTQGTNWQTKKARTYKSYFRTATTDAIQGPFAAQYVYNTAKKKKVFVIDDKKTYGAGLAATFTDEFKKLGGTVAGTEHINPDTKDYSAVATKVKNSGADVVYYGGEYPQAGPLSKQIKAAGAKIPVVGGDAIYDPTYIKLGGAASNGDLATSVGAPLDQLSSAKDFLANYKAGGYNEAYGAYGGYAYDSAWAIIQAVKQVVSSGKVPSDARSKITAAMQNVSFDGVTGKVSFDEFGDTTNKQLTVYSVTGGAWKTVTSGTYNGG, from the coding sequence GTGCGTCAACGTTCGCTCATCGCCATCACCGCCGCGCTGGCCGCGGGAGCACTCACCCTCACCGCCTGCGGTTCGCGCGACAGCGGCGGCAAGGGCTCGGACTCCAAGGGCGGCACCACCGTCGTCATCGGCGTCGACGCCCCGCTCACGGGCGACCTGTCCGCGATCGGCCTCGGCATCAAGAACTCGGTCGACCTCGCCGTCAAGCAGGCCAACAAGCAGAAGCTCGTCGACGGTGTGACCTTCAAGATGGAGGCCCTGGACGACCAGGCGCAGCCCTCCTCCGGCCAGCAGAACGCCTCCAAGCTCGTCAGCGAGTCCGACGTCCTCGGTGTGGTCGGCCCGCTGAACTCCTCGGTCGCCGAGTCCATGCAGAAGGTCTTCGACGACGCCAAGCTGGTCGAGGTCTCCCCCGCCAACACCAACCCGGCCCTGACCCAGGGCACGAACTGGCAGACCAAGAAGGCCCGCACGTACAAGTCGTACTTCCGCACCGCGACCACGGACGCCATCCAGGGCCCGTTCGCCGCGCAGTACGTGTACAACACGGCCAAGAAGAAGAAGGTCTTCGTCATCGACGACAAGAAGACCTACGGCGCCGGCCTCGCCGCCACCTTCACCGACGAGTTCAAGAAGCTCGGCGGCACCGTGGCGGGCACCGAGCACATCAACCCCGACACCAAGGACTACTCGGCCGTCGCCACCAAGGTGAAGAACTCCGGCGCCGACGTCGTCTACTACGGCGGCGAGTACCCGCAGGCCGGCCCGCTCAGCAAGCAGATCAAGGCCGCGGGCGCCAAGATCCCGGTCGTCGGCGGCGACGCCATCTACGACCCGACGTACATCAAGCTGGGCGGCGCCGCGAGCAACGGCGACCTCGCCACCTCGGTCGGTGCCCCGCTCGACCAGCTGTCCTCCGCCAAGGACTTCCTCGCCAACTACAAGGCGGGCGGCTACAACGAGGCGTACGGCGCCTACGGCGGCTACGCCTACGACTCCGCGTGGGCGATCATCCAGGCGGTCAAGCAGGTCGTGTCCAGCGGGAAGGTCCCCTCGGACGCCCGCTCCAAGATCACGGCGGCCATGCAGAACGTCTCCTTCGACGGCGTGACCGGCAAGGTCTCCTTCGACGAGTTCGGTGACACCACGAACAAGCAGCTCACGGTGTACTCCGTGACCGGTGGCGCCTGGAAGACCGTGACGTCCGGTACCTACAACGGCGGCTGA